From the Pocillopora verrucosa isolate sample1 chromosome 11, ASM3666991v2, whole genome shotgun sequence genome, the window AAGTTTATGTGCCCAGAATGTGTGAAAGCACACGAAGTGTTTCGAGAAACTTTGTTTCAAggacacaaagtcacaccaGTGCGACAGTTTCAAGCCACAGACTACGAGGCGTTGTTGAAACGGCAGTCATTTTGCTCCGTTAAGTATCACGAGAAAGAAGTGACAAAGTTTTTCTGTGTGGGCTGTCAAAGTTGCGTGTGTCAGATTTGCATCGCCACTGATCACAAGAGCCACGATGTTGTTCCGCTTGAAAAGGCAGCggacgatgaaaaagcaaacatcattgCCAGAGCAAAGCTGGTCAAAGAGATGAAGGAGGTCTGCCGAGGTGTTATTCGTGAATTTGAAAACACGGAAAATGAGTTGGAAACGAACATTACCACAGCTAAACGCCAAGTCTCCCAAGCAACCGaacagatgatgggaaagcTTCGCCAACTGGAACGTGAAGCCATTACTGCCCTAGAGAAGACTCGCGTGTCAAGGattgagaaattacattctggAAAAGCATCGGTTGTCTCTTTCgaaaagcaacttgaccaagcatttgagttcagtaacaaCCTGGTTGAGAGAAGCTCAAGTTCAGACATAATGCTAAtcaagaaaaatgtagaagaacgaATCAAAGACCTCATCGAGACCACAATGCCTGCACTTCCGGTTAGCTCGTGTGTGGAGTTTGTGTCGACATGTGAACCAGAGAGTTTGAGTCTGGGATTTACGAAATTCAGCAAGACAGATGTGCAAGGATCGACCGTGGAAGGACTGGATCAGAATTTCCAAGCTGGTGTAGAGGCAGAGCTACTAATTTGTCTCAAATCAAgcgaaggagaaatcagaaacactcagcACACAGATCGTGTTGAAATACACATAGACCCTGCGGATCAGGTGAGGAGTTTGGTgacgagtgaaaaaaaagatggaaatttccaagcaaaatttgtaGCGAAAGTACCAGGTACTTATAAAATAGAATTAAAGATAAATGGACAGAAACTTGCCAAGAGTCCATTTGCTATTCTGGTCAATGCACGAGAGTTAAATGTTGTAGGCAAGTTGGACTTACATGGAGAAATGCTCCGAGATCCAGCCGGCATTGCTGTGAACAGTAAAGGTGTTATTGCTGTGGCTGATCGTGGCGGTCATCGTATCCTGGTATTTGATGAGACAGGAAAGTTTGTGCGAAAAATTGGTTCTTATGGAGACAAGGATGGACAATTAAAGGCTCCAGCTGACGTCACATTCCTCAACAATGACGAGATTCTGGTGGCTGATAAAGGTAATCACCGAATACAGCAGTTGAATGtacagacagggaactttgtgaaaagctttggaaaaaagggaagtggagatggaAAGTTTAACATTCCAATAAGTGTTTGTATTACAAGTGACGGACGTTTTATCGTTGTAGCGGATTTTAATAACAgcagaattcaggtgtttacaatggatggtgaacctgtgtttaagtttggagagAGCGGTCCAGAAAGGCTGCGTCTTCCACTCAGCTGCGTTTGTTACGAGGAAAAGTTCATGGTAACTGACCCTTAtaataactgtgtgaaagtgtttgatgagagaggacagtttttgtacaagtttggagaaaaaggaaacggtgatgGACAGATGAATGAGCCGTAtggcttatgtgttgacaaacataATAACGTTTTCTTATGTGATTGTAGAAATAATCGAGTTCAACAGTTTACATTGGAAGGaactttcactggaaagacaagTTCAAATATTCAGTTTCGATGGCTGAAGAGTGTCACACCAATGCTAGATGATCGGATTGTGGTCACAGACTGCGAAAATGGagaagtttacattctgaaatgaatgcccatttttgaaagttttcgaatatctgtaagttttattgttttattaatttacggAAAACTGTGACATGTCACGTGTCAATAGAGAACTTGAAAGAATATGGCTAGAATCAGCAACTTGCcttctaatttttcaaggacagtttcaaagaattgttgattcatcacttcagaaatgtgattgtgtgagcttttattaaattatagtaataggactgagtggagtccaattcggtctataaccatacgagtgattgacaaaatcggacgactacGAACGGGGAGTCCCATTTGTCAATCaccattttaaaaaagaaactagacatcggttatacgttttcacgAAAAGACAACGGTTCAGTCGCCGAAATGCGCGACAACAGCGCTTGCATATGACACGCATTGTCcatttacacaggcatgacatgtcaactgttctaTTCAATTGTCCAGTTACAAACATGACATCTGCACTGTCCAATTGGTGCTCAAATCGAGCTGGcgataaccaatcacatgccggaattttgttatagttttgacagACCACAAAATCGATTTCAAACGAGATTAAGCTTTGTAACCGCTCAAAGATTTAGGAGTattattaaggaaaaaaaaacacatttctgcaaaataaatgtacagtgGCATTGATTAATGTAAATTGCGGATGATACATTTTACTTATCAACTTTGCATTTTTCCAGCATGTAGTAGACTTTTCCCAGAGTATATTTTGGTAGAGTTTTGGTTAAGTTAAATAATAGTAATTCTCTCATCAAATGAAGCATGCCtttgtatcaaatttttaaagtaacacaTTGACAGCAGCTTGCATGattaagctgtaaacaattcaacaatttcgTAGTGCTTCGTTACTTTTGGAGGaataacatttaaattgttattaGAAACCGTCTAAAGACTGAGGAGTGTTTTGAATGCATCAAGtttgcatttctatttaggTATTTTATGCATGCATGAGTTTTCATTAATAAGTTCCTTTAAGTATTAAAAGTGtcgattgattgaatgaattacagATATTACAGGATATTTTCCAATGTATTCATGAACTGTTCTAAAGTGCTTATCCTTTAAGTTTCTATAGCATTGACCAtcgataaaacaaatatcttattgacagcattgtgaataaatttacttgtttgattttcaaacgtgtgttactgtgcaacaagaatggctgcatgagtaatagattaattatctttttgctgtcctaaaaactcttctttggaTGAAGAAGGgtatttaggattatttttgactttgCCAGATTGCATCAGTTGAAAGCTAAGATGTATAGTTTACAAGAACCCCTTCTGCCTTACTTGGTTCAGTTTAAGAGccaagttaaccaagatgttgtaTTGCACATTTTGATTGTTCAGAGACAGAGAAAATCAGATGAAGTAACAGGGAGGACTGGGGAGGctgatggtttgggaggcattccagctacacagcctcccctcacCACACCCCGTAGAAAGAAGAGATATTCCTCTACAACTGAGCATAACACTGGAGTAAATTGTGGGCCAGCTGGGTGTGCTTACGCAGTCTTTTGTTGTggaaacatttctgaacaaggaattattttagaaaccaagaGCCCTGGGGTTGGGGACGGGGGATACACTCCTGTTAATGACCCCATCACGCTGTTATTCATCGGGGAGAATACTAGGGGTTGAAGGGGACCCATGTTAGGGAGAAAGGAGCGAAAGGGTGTGGCctgatgaaaagtttacacCTATCAGCTATTActcaatatccattttaaaacacccTTCCTTTAGCCTGGATCAGGTGccgggggtgggggggggggggagggagggaaatGATGGTGGGGAAGCACTATAGTTGCTctttctctcccccccccccccccccccgccccctaGAAAAAGGAATACCTGGTCGCGAGATGAGgttcatttctgaaacagcaaTTAGCTATCAAGTCCATGGCTCCCGTCGGGAAAAAGGTTGGTCCACAGAAACTcagaaagactcgcgtcacaATCTTAACCAATCATATGTAAACCTAAGACCAAACACGACctgatcactcgcgttttcccgcgctttaag encodes:
- the LOC136277069 gene encoding E3 ubiquitin-protein ligase TRIM71-like; this encodes MESLLKNLKEHVTCSICLDTYTKPKTIACLHTFCCECLERHALTSQKQGFYRCPECQAQIGIPEGKRFDNLPSSFLHNSLLSLLAVRRSGEGNEISCSTCQKKSAEINYCFDCEKFMCPECVKAHEVFRETLFQGHKVTPVRQFQATDYEALLKRQSFCSVKYHEKEVTKFFCVGCQSCVCQICIATDHKSHDVVPLEKAADDEKANIIARAKLVKEMKEVCRGVIREFENTENELETNITTAKRQVSQATEQMMGKLRQLEREAITALEKTRVSRIEKLHSGKASVVSFEKQLDQAFEFSNNLVERSSSSDIMLIKKNVEERIKDLIETTMPALPVSSCVEFVSTCEPESLSLGFTKFSKTDVQGSTVEGLDQNFQAGVEAELLICLKSSEGEIRNTQHTDRVEIHIDPADQVRSLVTSEKKDGNFQAKFVAKVPGTYKIELKINGQKLAKSPFAILVNARELNVVGKLDLHGEMLRDPAGIAVNSKGVIAVADRGGHRILVFDETGKFVRKIGSYGDKDGQLKAPADVTFLNNDEILVADKGNHRIQQLNVQTGNFVKSFGKKGSGDGKFNIPISVCITSDGRFIVVADFNNSRIQVFTMDGEPVFKFGESGPERLRLPLSCVCYEEKFMVTDPYNNCVKVFDERGQFLYKFGEKGNGDGQMNEPYGLCVDKHNNVFLCDCRNNRVQQFTLEGTFTGKTSSNIQFRWLKSVTPMLDDRIVVTDCENGEVYILK